A section of the Triticum dicoccoides isolate Atlit2015 ecotype Zavitan chromosome 7A, WEW_v2.0, whole genome shotgun sequence genome encodes:
- the LOC119330308 gene encoding late embryogenesis abundant protein 6-like, which translates to MNHAKEKVKDAASAAKAKAKITQAKVAEKTEAATARSHDERALAHERGKAKVAAAEAELHQAKVTHREEAMEHRLHKRAGTGHKHGAGH; encoded by the coding sequence ATGAATCACGCCAAGGAGAAGGTGAAGGACGCGGCGAGCGCGGCGAAGGCCAAGGCCAAGATCACGCAGGCCAAGGTGGCCGAGAAGACGGAGGCGGCCACGGCGAGGTCGCACGACGAGCGTGCGCTGGCGCACGAGCGGGGCAAGGCCAAggtcgccgccgccgaggccgagcTGCACCAGGCCAAGGTGACCCACCGGGAGGAGGCCATGGAGCACCGCCTCCACAAGCGCGCCGGCACCGGGCACAAGCACGGCGCTGGCCACTGA
- the LOC119332674 gene encoding late embryogenesis abundant protein 6-like has protein sequence MNLAKEKVKDAASTAKAKAKITHAKVAEKTEAATARSHDERELAHERGKAKVAAAEAELHQAKVTHREEAMEYRLHKRGHKHGGGH, from the coding sequence ATGAATCTCGCCAAGGAGAAGGTGAAGGACGCGGCGAGCAcggccaaggccaaggccaagATCACGCACGCCAAGGTGGCCGAGAAGAcggaggcggcgacggcgaggtcacaCGACGAGCGTGAGCTGGCGCACGAGCGGGGCAAGGCCAAggtcgccgccgccgaggccgagcTGCACCAGGCCAAGGTGACCCACCGCGAGGAGGCCATGGAGTACCGCCTCCACAAGCGCGGGCACAAACACGGCGGCGGTCACTGA